GTAGGCCTGTTTCCGGTTCGCCTGGGCGGCGACGACGGCCCGCCGGATGAGGTCCGGGCGGTACGGCGTCTCGAAGACGTCGGGCAGTTCGATCGTGCCCACGTCGTCGCCGTCCAGGTCTCGTACTGTTGCTTCCATGTTATGTCACCCCTGATTCGACGCGGTCGAGACGTACCGCACCTCGGGGTCGAGGCGCGGCTGGTCGTTCGGCCGGATGGCCGGGCGGAACCGCAGTAGCCGCTTGTTCGGTCCGGGCAGCGAGCCCTTCACCAGCGCGTACGGCCCGTCGACCTCGCCGTAGTTGACGAAGCCGCCGTCGGGCGTCGCGTCGCCGTCCTCGCCGACGGAGATGAGCCGCTTGTTCAGCTCTGTGCGCTGGTGGTAACCGGTCTGTCCTTGCTGGGGAACGGTCGAACGCACGCGGGAGGGGTTCCACGGACCGAGGTTGCCGATCCGGCGCCGCCATCCCTGGCGGGCGTGTTTGCCCTTCCGCTTTTGAACGCCCCACCGCTTGACGGGGCCTTGCGTTCCCTTCCCCTTCGTGACGCCGGACGCGTCGAGGTACTCTCCCTCGCGGAACACGTCCGTGAAGGCGTGTACCCCGCCGTCTTCGAGCAGTTCGAGCGCGAAGTCGGTGCGCTCCTCGAGGGAGCCGCCGCCGACGCGCGTCTCCATGACGTCCGGCTTCTTCTTGGGGACGTTCGAGAGGTCCGAGGGTACGGTGTGAGTGATCATCCGCAGATCGTCGACGCTGCCTGCAGCGAGCAGCTCCCGCAGCGCCTCGACGTCCTCGTCGAACGTGTCTTCCGCCGGGAGATCGAGCGTCCGGTCGAGTTCCTCGTGGAACTCGTTCGCCCAGACTTCGGTCACCGGCTTCTTTCCGTACGGCGTCTCTTCGTAGGCACGCAACGCGACGGATCGCATCGGTGGGGTCTCGACGACCGTCACCGGCACTGACTCCTCCATCCCCTCTCGCGGGGAGTTGGCCTCGTCGTTGATCATCACGACGTGGGTCATCCCGGCCTTGTAGCCGGCGAAGCCCTGCAGGCCAGGAGAGCCGTCGTCGTCGGGCCACGAGCGGATGCGCGGCACTTCCGAGACCGCACGCTTCCGCGGGCTGAACCCCAGCGAGCCTTTGCGTGGTCTGTTTGATTGTGGCATGTGTTCACTCCGTGAGTGTGAGCTGTGCGAGGGTGGCGAACATCGCTTCTTCCGTTCGCACGACCTCGCTCGCCTGTCGTGGGATCGTGTTCGACCAGAGGTCGAACCCACGGCCGGGTTCGACTGTCCCGTCGACGACTGAATCCACACCGGAGTCCGCCTCCGGAGGGATCTCGTCGGCGGAGATCCCGAGTATTTCCGGAAGCCCGCGCCCTGGCGAGCCGAAGGCGACGGTGAACCCGTCTTCCAGCTTCGGCGCGAGCGTCGCCAGCCGCGAGATGGTCGTCGGTCGACCGTGTCTCGAGGTGGCGATCCGCGGCTTCGGTCCGCGGGCGAGTGCTTCCGACAGGTCCGTGGAGACCACCTGAAAGCCCTCCTCGGGCTTCCCGGTGATCCGGGCACGGACCGGTTCTCTCGAATCGATTCTGATGGTGACGCGCTCCCCCTCCTCGAGTTCCATTCCGGATGGAACGAGGAGCGAGATCGGGTGTTGCAGTTCGCAATTGACCCGAACGCGACCTTCAGGTCCGACCTCAGTCACGATTCCCTGTGTTGACGACTCGGAACCGTTCGGATCCGAGCCGGCCTCCGACGGAAGCCGAAGCGGCGGGAGCACGCCGACGTACTGCAGCGCGTCGCGTTGTCCCCAGAGATCCTTCCGGAGTTCCGGGGGCGTCGCGGCGTACCGCAGCACGGTTTCGACGAACTCGCCGCCGAAGCGGCGTTCGCCTTCCCGGTCCGGGAAGACGACCAGCCTGCTCGCCCCGAACACCGCCGCCGCGCGGGCGACGGTGCCGAGCTTGCGAGTTGCCTCGCGTTTGTCCTCGGCTTCGCGAACGAGCGAGGACGGCACCAGGATGTGGATACCGTCCATGGCTTCCGTCACGAGACTGTACAAGTCTTACCAAATCAGGCCCTAAAAGGATAGCGAAACCGATCCGGGCTGAAAAGTGTTCACACGGATGATATCGGGGGCGTGCGTCCCCCTTTGGGTGATCGAGTTCGCGGAAATATATTCCGGATTGCAAACTGTCGATCGCATCGTCAGTCGGGTCGTCGGGGTAGTAGTTCGGAAGCCTTAATAGTCCCCTGCCAGTTATTTTCTGATGCGGAGAAACGCAGTACGCGCTGGTAGTGTAGTGGTATCACGTGACCTTGCCATGGTCGCAACCGGGGTTCAAATCCCCGCCAGCGCACTTCTCTCGATCACAACACTGCGAGCGACTCGCGAAGCGATGTCGCTCGCTTCCCGTGTTCGAGTGAATCGATACCTGCGGGCGATTTGAATCAGACGAGTCGCAGCCCGGAACGGCGCGAAGCGCCGCATGCCCGGACCGCTCGGCGTGGTTCAAATCCCCCGCCAGCGCACTCCCTGCGGCCGTGCGCCGGCTGTAGTCCCCCTCGCTCGGCTCACGGCTCCCTTCGGTCCCCGTTCGCACGCCGAGGTCTCGTTTCACTCGACCTCGCACCGCTCGCGGGACTCCACGCCAGCACATAACGCCCGATACAACGCCCGAAACGCCAAGAAGATCTGATACAACCCTTCTCTCGAGGGGAATTTTATACGCTGGTCGTTACAGTACTGAAATATGCGCCCTCCACGACGTGCGGTACTCACCAGCCTCGCCACCGTCCCTGTCATACTGGCTGGCTGCCAGACCCTCCGCCCCGCTGACGACAGTACTCCTGAATCAGACCCCGAGGATATCGAGGATAATGAGACCACACCGAGCCACGGTGAGGAAGCTGCAACCACCACACCTCCGGAGGTCACTGCCAGAATCGACCTTCGAGTCGAACGAACGGTGGCACCCGTCGCAGTTCTGGCGGACGCATCGGAGTCGACCGTTCCGGACGACCGGAACGTGACCTACGAGTGGCAGATCGTCCCCGAAAGTGGACAGCGAGTCAACCGGACCGGCCCCGCACTGAGCTACGGCTTCGAAACACCGGGAACACACCGTCTCTCCGTGACTGTCGTCGCGGAGGATGGAGACACCACGATGAGTG
The Halalkaliarchaeum desulfuricum DNA segment above includes these coding regions:
- a CDS encoding 50S ribosomal protein L3: MPQSNRPRKGSLGFSPRKRAVSEVPRIRSWPDDDGSPGLQGFAGYKAGMTHVVMINDEANSPREGMEESVPVTVVETPPMRSVALRAYEETPYGKKPVTEVWANEFHEELDRTLDLPAEDTFDEDVEALRELLAAGSVDDLRMITHTVPSDLSNVPKKKPDVMETRVGGGSLEERTDFALELLEDGGVHAFTDVFREGEYLDASGVTKGKGTQGPVKRWGVQKRKGKHARQGWRRRIGNLGPWNPSRVRSTVPQQGQTGYHQRTELNKRLISVGEDGDATPDGGFVNYGEVDGPYALVKGSLPGPNKRLLRFRPAIRPNDQPRLDPEVRYVSTASNQG
- a CDS encoding putative RNA uridine N3 methyltransferase, whose protein sequence is MDGIHILVPSSLVREAEDKREATRKLGTVARAAAVFGASRLVVFPDREGERRFGGEFVETVLRYAATPPELRKDLWGQRDALQYVGVLPPLRLPSEAGSDPNGSESSTQGIVTEVGPEGRVRVNCELQHPISLLVPSGMELEEGERVTIRIDSREPVRARITGKPEEGFQVVSTDLSEALARGPKPRIATSRHGRPTTISRLATLAPKLEDGFTVAFGSPGRGLPEILGISADEIPPEADSGVDSVVDGTVEPGRGFDLWSNTIPRQASEVVRTEEAMFATLAQLTLTE